A DNA window from Corvus moneduloides isolate bCorMon1 chromosome 22, bCorMon1.pri, whole genome shotgun sequence contains the following coding sequences:
- the MXRA8 gene encoding matrix remodeling-associated protein 8: protein MEQLAKLLLWQILLQQSSVCSYSVPADASNPASVVVSVLNISAVLGSQAVLPCKSHRMVWTQDRLNDRQRVVHWDLLSSYYGDSRMERLCDMYSAGDQRVYSSYNQGRILMPENAFADGNFSLVIKGVAESDAGTYSCNLHHHYCHLYETVKIQLVIAKRGEEASEYWDGEKPVLVAPEGSTATLPCVNRNHIWTERHSEEEQQVVHWDRQPPGVPHDRADRLVDLYASGERRSYGPLFLRQKMNVTRSAFALGDFSLLISHLESADEGTYSCHLHHHYCGLHERRIYHLSVTEPARERKVVNLTTHSVAPAADPNVVRGHNVINVIIPESRMHFFQQLGYILATLLLFLVLLIIVVLITRKRRQRGYEYNVKKYGEKDVNLKEFTVDTTDLTLHKSEDVRLDYKNNILKEKAEQARSFPAKNIDLDKDFRKEYCK, encoded by the exons ATGGAGCAACTTGCAAAACTCCTCCTGTGGCAGATTTTGCTTCAGCAAA GTTCTGTGTGCTCATATTCAG TCCCAGCTGATGCCTCCAACCCAGCCAGCGTGGTGGTGTCTGTGCTGAACATCAGCGCCGTGCTGGGCTCCCAGGCCGTGCTGCCCTGCAAGAGCCACCGCATGGTGTGGACCCAGGACCGCCTGAACGACCGGCAGCGCGTGGTGCACTGGGACCTGCTCAGCTCCTACTACGGGGACAGCAGGATGGAGAGGCTCTGTGACATGTACTCAGCTGGGGACCAGCGAGTCTACAGCTCCTACAACCAGGGCAGGATCCTCATGCCCGAGAACGCGTTTGCAGATGGGAATTTCTCGCTGGTGATCAAAG GTGTTGCAGAGAGTGATGCAGGCACATATTCCTGTAATCTTCACCATCACTACTGCCACTTGTACGAAACTGTGAAAATCCAGCTGGTCATCGCCAAGAGAG GCGAGGAAGCCAGCGAGTACTGGGACGGCGAGAAGCCGGTGCTGGTGGCCCCGGAGGGCAGCACGGCGACGCTGCCCTGCGTCAACCGCAACCACATCTGGACGGAGCGGCACAgcgaggaggagcagcaggtggTGCACTGGGACCGGCAGCCCCCCGGCGTCCCCCACGACCGCGCCGACCGCCTGGTGGACCTGTACGCGTCCGGGGAGCGCCGCTCCTACGGGCCCCTGTTCCTGCGGCAGAAGATGAACGTCACCCGCAGCGCCTTCGCCCTCGGGGACTTCTCGCTGCTCATCTCCCACCTGGAGAGCGCCGATGAGGGCACCTACTCCTGCCACCTGCACCACCACTACTGCGGCCTGCACGAGCGCAGGATCTACCACTTGTCCGTGACGGAGCCGGCCAGGGAGAGGAAGGTGGTGAACCTCACCACGCACAGCGTGGCTCCGGCTGCAG aTCCAAACGTGGTCAGGGGCCACAATGTCATCAATGTCATCATCCCTGAGAGCAGGATGCactttttccagcagctgggctACATCCTGGCCACGCTGCTGCTCTTCCTCGTGCTCCTCATCATCGTGGTCCTCATCACCCGCAAGCGCCGGCAGAGAG GTTATGAATACAATGTGAAGAAATATGGAGA GAAGGATGTGAATCTTAAAGAATTTACAGTGGACACGACAGATCTGACCCTACACAAAAGTGAAGACGTCAGGCTGG ATTACAAAAACAACATCCTGAAGGAGAAGGCTGAGCAAGCCAGAAGCTTCCCAGCAAAGAACATTGATTTAGACAAAG attTCAGGAAGGAATATTGTAAATGA